In the genome of Suncus etruscus isolate mSunEtr1 chromosome 3, mSunEtr1.pri.cur, whole genome shotgun sequence, the window GTCAATATCCTGCAGCTTGGTGAAGCGGGTGGTGTTGGGGTCCCAGTGATAAATGTAAGAGCCACCGAACAGCTGCGCGGCGACTACGTACAGCTGGCTATCCACCACCATGGGCTTGCAGTGCACTGCGGAGGGGGCTGCCAGAGGGGGGTGGGCAGGTCAGGCAGGTCCAGTATAGAAGCATAGAAGGGCATCAGTGAAGGGCATCAGTCCCTGCAACTCTGGACCAGCTCCACCCACCACCCCCACCTCACTCCTGCTGCAGTTTCCTCGGCAGTGTGGGTGTGCCCTGCTTTTCAGTTGTCTCACAGCTATGATCAGCCTCAGCAGCATCACGcctgcccccccccacctgcCTGCCCGCTCCAAATAGAAACGACACTGAGCACAAAATAGGTGTCCCTGCATCTTCACTCGGGTTTAGCTATCATGTCGCTGCATTTGTGACTGTCACTATGCCGAGTGTCAAGGCTTCATTTGGAAAAGGACCCTATTATTATACTGTGTGACACAGAAAGAAGCTGAAGCACCAGATGGCCTGCATGGAGCTACCCCACTAACCAGCAGGAGAAGGAGAGTTAGAGCTAGATGAGGGATGGGGCCTCCCACACAAAGTGACACCTGCTGTATGGTCAGTTCTCCCACTTTTGCAAGGGCTTTCATGTTGGGCAAAAGCATACTTATGCTCACAGTGCAGGCACCTGGGAACACATTCTTGACCCAGCCAGGGGTCCCCAGTTACCCTCTCTCATCTCCTGACCAGCTCTGCTATACCTCTACTCTCCACTCCCCCATGTTCCCAGGCAAGCTAAGTCTGTCCTGCCTAGACGCTAGTGACCCGCACGTCTCTTCTGTGTGCTCACCACTCCCTAAGCTCCAATGGGCCCAAATTGAGTACCATTTAGATTGGAACTTGCTTCTGcaactttctcctttcttctcctgtgTTGTCACTCTGCCTCCCCCACCCACACATACACAGTCGGTTCAGTCTCCAGCTCTGTCAATCCCCATTGCCGCTCTACAGCATAATGTGAGTGCTTGACGGTGCCTCTTTAAATGTTTGCTGGATCGCACCAGTTTGcgaaccatctggacctggaatCTTCTTTGGGGaaaagttgtttgttttgggttctgttttgcttttcaaATATAACGACTTCACATTCTTTCATGGATTTGGGATGTTTCTATTTCCTGTTCCCTCCTATGTTGTTCAGTCCCTCTTCTAAACAGACCTCTCTGGCCCAGCTCCACTGGATGTCTTGGCACCCACAGGCCTTGTCCCTCCTCAGCACCCATTATGCTGCTGCTCCAGGGGTCATGTCCTAACAGCTGCAGGGGTCGTTCCTACCCGAGCTCCTTGTTCAAACCTTGTGCTCGAGCCAAACAAGCTGTGTAAAATTCAAGTAGCTACACTGCATTTGCACATCTTCTTTCAGTCGGAGTGAGGGGAGCCTCTCTCTTACAGTACTGAGGGCCACCACTGCAAAAGTGGCCTTGCAGTGGTAGTTTTTGGTCCCAGGAATTGCCCCCATGCTTTGAACCACCTTTCCTCCcctgttgtttttcttcttgactTCCTCATGCTGTTCCTCCTGACCCAACACCTCCTCTAGATTTTTTTCCTCCTAAGTCTGTTTGGCCACAGAGACTAAGCTCAAGGTAATGGATCCAGAGCAGAACTCAGAACTACTCCCATTCCCCCATGCTCAATTTCACACTGATGCCACCAGTTATGTAAGCTAGCAACCTGGGCATCGTCTCCAATTTTCCTCTCATCCTTCAAGACTTGCTGTAAGTATTCCTTTAAACCAAGTAGGCTTTCTTGGTTGCTTCTGATCTGCACTCTCAGAAAATCATGCTCATAGTGCCTTCCTAGCACTATCCACATTATGTAGATGCTATCAATGTCTGTACCAGACTCTCCGCAAAGACTGGAAAGTTCTTACGGCTACATACTAGGTCTCATCTATCCCCCTATTGACAGTAACCCAGTGTAGAGGGATGATGGAGCCTGCTTCCCACCCCTCAGCAGGGACCCACAGCCAGGTGCGGCTCAGCTACCTGGGATTCTATCATAGTCTCGAAGTTGCCGTTCTACATAGTCCCACTTAAGGATGGTGCAGGAACTGGCTCCTGGCTGGGCCAGAGCCAGGTAGAGGTCGCTGGAGTAGATGAAGGGCTCAGCGGACACAGCCGGGAAGGGCAACGTCTGGTACAGCACAAAATCTGTGGGGGTAGGAGGGATGGGGATTAtgcaagaaaagggaagagaggtgTCTGTTATTCAACAAGCGAATCTGGATGGGGGTCTGGGCCAGGGCATCTCATACCCGTGGTGATGCAGTCGAACTCTCGAAGGGGCAAATCCTGCACCTTATGCTCCTGGAAGCGGGGTGGGCTGGCGCAGTAGATGGGGGCCACTGTGGTGTTGGTGTGTGCCAACCACTCCACCAGCCACTTCACCTTGCAGTCACAGTTGAGTGAGTTGCCTCGAAGGTCCCTGGATCATGGGGAGTGGAGGGACTCAGAGGGGGATAGGCTGTGTCAGTAGCCGTGCCCACCAGCCCAGAAGGTGTTACCAGCAAGACTTCTGCTAGGCCCTCTCATGCAGCATTTCTGTGCCCATTAGCAAAGGTGCCCTTGAGGGTTCATGCAACACTGTGGATGCATGTGTGCCAGCAGGTTGGAGAGCCTCAAGCTCTGTATGCTCTTAAGAAGGTGCCTTTTGCAGTATGAAAGCTGCTGTTAAGGTTCAACTGTTAAGGTCTTGCCAAATGTCCCAATGCCAGAACCTTCCTGTCAaaatagtgaggagtaaccccgaCTCTGCTAGGTCTTTAGCACATATGCAACCAACAAGCATGGAATGAACATGTACcctgaacatttaaaaatgattctCAGATTCCCTGAGAAGCCCCCCAACTGAAAGGTTCCCAATCTGTGTCATTTCTTCTTCATGATGACCCCAAACCTAAGCCCTTCCAATTCTGCTTCCCCCACCCACGACATAAGGGGCCTGATCTGCCAATGTGAGACTGGACCTTACAAATCGGACAGGATGTCCAGGGGTCGGAAGACATCTCTTGGCAGGGTCTGCAGATTATTATTGGCCAATGAGCTGCAAGAGAGAGTGATCACTGAAAATAGTGATGGGAGCACACAGCTCTGGGAAATGGGGAGTTTTGTGTATCAAGTCTTTGGGGGTCATGACTCACAGGTGTGTCAAAGATTTCAGTCCTCGGAAGGTGAACTTGGACAGAGCCCAGATGTCATTGTTCTCGATGAAGCTGAGGGAAAGAAAGCTTTGCTTCAGTACCACTCAGGGTCCCAGACTCTGCTCCTTCTGCCCCCTGGTTTCAGCCCTTGGGGTGTCCCAAGTTGTACCCTAGGTTACTATTTTTCCCCAGTAGCACACACTGATCCAGTGTTCTCTAGGGGGACCCCCTGCTTACCCTAATTAGGGGACTCccactcttccctcccctcccctggcCCTTTCCCACACACAGGTACTGCAGGTGGGATAGTCCCGCGAAGGCATTGTCTCCAATCAGCGTAAACTTGTTGGAGTTGAGCAATCTGCAGAAACAAAGGGACAATTCCAGTTTCTAAAGGTTTCTGCCTGCTGCCCAGTGCTGCTCCCTCCATTCCTACCCTGGGAGAGCTCAAGACCTGCCTGGCACCTGTTGTGGTCCCACAGTTTAGGTCGTTTTTGCTCAGAGGGTAAACAGAGTCAGGGCCAAGTCCTCCCATGCAACAACTCACTCCTCCCAGCCTCCCTCTGCTCATCCAGTACTCCCAGAACTGACAGTAGGACTGAGGATGACCTCTCAGTAACTCACACACACTCTGACTCTGGCTTTAAACTTAGCTACTTCTAGAATCCCATCTTTAAACCTGCTTGGCCCCTCTCTTCATAGCCTGATCCCTGAGGTCACAGGTTTCTCGGGCTTGTCCACTCCCTGCAGTCATGGAGTCACTGCACCCCACTGATTTGGTGTCCAGATGAGGTGAGTTCACTCCTAACAGTCACCAGGACACCCTATCCCATTCTTGTATGCagcccctttctccctccttccctactgatctcccttcttccctctctccctttctccctatgCCACTGTTCCCTAAACCCTGCTCCAGGATGCTCCACCCAGTGTCTCCTGGTCTGCCCCCATGTGCAGGGTTCCCCTGATATGCAGAGCCCTTCATGTGCATagtccttcccctcccccccacctccacccccccacccctcgCCATGAGACTCTATCCTACAGAAACTGCAGCAGCGGCAGGTGTGCAAAGGCTCCGTCCTGGATCTCCGAGAAGGCAGCATTCACCAGCGTCCTGCAGGGGACACTGAGTCAGGCACAGGGCCACACTCAACCCAGAACACCCCATTTCATCATGCTGGTTTCCCtcccagagttgtcctcccttctCTCAAATCACAGCATTCTCTCAGTTCCCACAGTCCCAGAGACCCCAGACTGGGGTTTCCCTCAGCCCAAAGAAGTTTTCATTGCCCAAACCATGAGGATCTCCAAACACAGTGGATCTCCAAATCCGCGCAGGGAGCTGGCTGCTCTTGAGGGCTGGGACCCTGGAGTGAGATCCACACAGCCTCTCTGTCCCGAAGGTGCCAATGCTGCAGAAAGGCATCTGGCAAACTCTGGCAAGCATGACCAGGGCCAGGGTCCTGTGCCCTCTAAGTTAGCTCCACCCCCAGCCATCATCCTCCTCCGCCCCCAGCCACTTTGTCTTTGGTGTGACTGGTTAGGTGAGGCTGCAGTCCCTGTCACAGGCTAGCACATAGTAGGTCTCTGGGACGACTGAGAGTGATGATTCATTCTTGGCTCCCCTGCTGCTGAGCCTGCAGGCTGCCCAGCTCCCTCCAGCTCATGAGTTCTGCCTTCTCAGCAACCCCGCTATAAAGATGGGGGACAGGTTTCTCCCCACACAAGAGGTGGCTCTTGCTTTCCTCACCTTCTCTACCCACCTCCCCAGGCCAGGGCTGGACACTCACAGAGAGATGACCTCTGAGGGCAGGTTCCTGGGCACAGCCTTGGAGTCCACGCAGAAGGCGGTGTCCCTAGTGCAGGAGCAGCTGGGCGGGCAGGGGGGCGTCTTTGAGGGTCTCTTGGCACTGGCCTGCAACATCAGGCCAAAGCCCAGCATGGACAGCGCCAGCATCCAGGGCCGAGCGCCCCACCCAGTGGGCAACCGCGCCATGCAGCTTGTGAGCTGTCTGTTGGTCCTGCCGCCTGGATTGGCTGCTCTACGGTCACCTCTAAACGGGCTAGCACCTCGCGGCCACCGCAACTACTGCCGCAGCGAGGGGCCCCACAGCCAGCAGACGCGCAGAGAGCGGCTCGCCCAGGCGCGGGCCCTGCCCTGCTCGCCCCCGTGCGCGGCTCCTCTGGGCTGCGCGGAGGAGCGCGGAGGAGCCCGGAGCCAGGATGACCCGCTGGGCGGACGCAGACTgcggcgcgggcgggcgggcgggcgggcgcgggggcgcgcaggcaggcaggcggaGGGGGAGCCCAGGGCAGCCTTTCGCCAATGGAAGGAGCAGGAGCTCGCTGGCCACGGGCCGACTCCAGCGCTTCCCTGACCATCCAGGTCTGTGCGGGAGATTTTGGCGTGCAAGGCTGTGTGCGGGAACACGTGCCATCCCTGAGGCCACCTGGCTCTGCCCTGCGTTCCCTGTGCATAGGGCCCCTTGGGGTGGGGGGATCCTAAGTCACAGCCCCGTGTCACTTAGGGGACCCTCCGGGCAACAGTCTACGGGTGTCGTGCCCACTTTCACAGGGTTTCTACGGGCCGGTGAGCAGGAAAGCAGCGTGCTGACGGCGTCATGTCATTGGGGACCCGTGAGGTTCTGAGATATTTCTCACTATACAACCACGCACTGTCAGAATTAGGAAGAGTTCAGTCATCCGGTTAACACACGAGGAAACGGAGGCCACCTTGGAGGGCTGCCACATTTGCTATGCTGGCCGTTTACTAATCCTCTCGGCCTTTGAGATCTGCAAGAAGATAAGCACAGCCAAGGCGCACTGGGCAGGGGAGTCCCGGACTCGACACCAGCACCCTTGAGCACACAGAGGCTTGTCCGGTGTGGCAAGGGGAAACTTTCAGAAAATCTTTGGGCTCACAATGACTGAGAATTTTTTAGAAGTGACATGATCCATTAAGTCAGAAATTgacgggattttttttttaaagatctcaCTGGTAACCTCATGTGTGCTCTTCCGTGGAGCTCCTTCAGGCCCTATTACTGTGGTTTTCAGATCATATGAACTTACCAGTAAAGAGCACTATGGCGAGGAACAGTAGACATGACCCTCACAAGCATTCTTTCCAGTCCTCAGTACTGTCTAAGAGTGTTCAGGGGCTCCTGAGACTAAAATATTTAAGTGCTactcacagcagggagggcgtttgccttgcacgcagccaactggggtttgatccctggcttttcACATAGTCCCccttggcctgccaggagtaccactgtccctgagcaccactgggtgtggcccccccaccccccaaaaaaaaagaagtgctgcTCTATGCTTCACTACCCAGCTCAGCTCGGTGTAACAAAACAGGGCAGCCTGGAAGTCAGGGGGCTGGACTAGCCTCATGCTCATTCCACAAGGTTCCCAGATTTCTGGTTTTGATACTGCCCCAGTTGTCTCCAAGCTCTGCCAATAGGAAATTCTCTGGCCAGAGCTTCAGTTCTGTTCCCTAGCCGGGGATCCCCCTGTCCTGAGACCCACTTCTCTTCCATCCTGCTGCCCCTGCTGTCTCCCTGGCCAGTTGGTGAGAAAAGAAGCAGCAAGGGTGGGGAGGGTGACAGGGGCAGCTGGGCCACTGTCCCCACCCGTCCCTGGCACGACTCTGCCCGACACACAAAGGGCAGAGTGAATCTTGTGCCTCTCCCGCAGCTGAGCTCCTGGCAGGGGAAAGGAGAGGCACAGACACAGGGAGGCTCCGAGGCTCACTACCCTTGAGAGGTGGAAGAGTTTAAGCCAAAGGCAGACAAAAACTGGGTGTCTGGTCTGGGTCCTTCTCTAAACTAGAGAGAAGAGCCATGCTGGGGGTAAAATAGGAAATGACAGTTGGGATGGTCAGACCTGATGTCCTTACGTTGTCCCAGCTACTCAAAGAAGGAAACAGGATGGACAGAGCTAGCCTCATTTCACAGATGAACACATAAAGCTACATAAAACACAAAAAGcaacaaaaggggctggagagatagcacagcggtagggcatttgccttgcaagttgccaacccaggaccaatggtggttcaaatcctggcatcccataaggtcccctgtgcctgcctagagcgatttctgagcagagagccaggagtaacccctgagcgctgccaggtgttgcccaaaaacaaaaacatacaaacaaaagcgACAAAGGCAGAATCACTCCTATGACTAGAGCTGGCCAGCAAGGCAGCAAGGTTGGCACACCCTGAGGCAGTGACCATGTCTGAGGCCAAGAGCACCTCAGATTTGGTGATGATTTAATCCCTGAATCGGACACATTGGCTTCAGGTGTGCTGGCTGCACTGTCAGCCCCAGGGTGTGGCAGGTGGGAAGCAAACTGACCTAGGATGCTTGTAGCTAAGAAAAATGCAGAGATAAATGGCAGGTGACCATGTGGCCCAGAGGCTGACAGATCCCAGAGAAGGGATGGGCACCACAAAGTTTCCAAGGTATCAGACCCCCACACAATCAGCAGAACATCTCTGCCGAGTGCCAGAAAAAATCTGCCAGTTTGTtgcaacattaaaaaattaaaatttggggccggagagatagcatggaggtaaggcatttgctttgcatgcagaaggtcggtggttccaatcctggcatcctatatggtcccccaagcctgccaggagcgatttctgagcatagagccaggagtaacccctgagcactgccgggtgtgacccaaaaaccaaaaaaaaaaaaaattaaaatttggggattggagtgatagcacagtgctagggcgttgccttgctcacagccaaccaggatggacctaggttcaatccccagccatcccatatggtcccctgagcctgccaggagtgatttctgagcgcagaaccaggagtaccacagggtgtgcccccccaaaataaaaaaatcaaaatcaaaaaatcaaaagaagaaaaaatgagcaAATGCTGTAAAGTTTATGAGAACTTCAACTTTTATGCTGGCTGCAGAGGAGGCTGAGGCCTGAGAACAGAGGCTTCTAGACTCCCAGGGGCCCCTTTCCAGCTTCAGTGGGAACAGCAAGCCCTGCTCACAATGCCTGCTCAGAAAGAGCCCCACAGCTGGACTGGATGGCCCCCGAGATGCCCACAAAGATCCCGGGATGCCTGTACTTCTCTTTGGCACTCCCACTGGCATGCTGCCCACCTGGCTCATGCCCAGTACTCGTGAGTCAGCCCATCAATCCCAGAGTTGCCAGGACaactgggggtgggagtgggggcacTGTAGGCGGCTGTTGCCTACATCTGGCACCTGCACACAGCTGATGGAAGGATGAATGGTGGTGCCCTTTTCTGCACCCCCTGGCTGGAGCTTCTAGAACACTGGCTGCTAGGGGCTTAAGCAAATATTTAAAGGGCAGCTGAGGGTGGAGGCAAACACTTGCCTCCCTTTCTGTTTCCCTGAGGAACACTCATTCCAATGCTTGGCCTAATGCAACCTTGAGGCTGAGAGCTTCGGTGGGCACAGGGGCACTGGCTGGGACTAGAGAGTTGGGGCCAGCATATGATTAAAGGTCAGGGTCAAGCTGCAGAGGACAGGAAATGGGCTGAGTGTTGAGGAGAACCAGAGAGCAAGCTCAGATGAAGagatgggaggaagggagaataTACCTCCTCATGGATGTTTGGAGAGTAACTGCAGCTCTTAGGTTTGGATTAGTAAAACAAAGCCACTGAGCTGGTTTTAGGGGGAAGAAATGATCCCTAGTCCATGCTTGGGTGCACAGTATTCTTAGGATGAGGAAATATAAAAAGGGGAGTACCGAGGGCTAAGAGGCAGCACCATATGTCGGATCTGAGACTGGGCCACACCAAGCCCTGTTCAGGTCATCTAGGCCTGTTACGGGCTGCACAATGGCTGAGAGGGTCAGAGCATAGATTTTGCTTTCTGGAATCCTGTGTCCAATCCTTGACATCGCAtagtgccctgagcacagaaggttCCCTAAGTATTGCCAGACATGGACCaataaaataaactgagaaaAAGTGTCAGGCATGAACAAGCATCAGGCATGAATATAAGAAGATGCTGTCAAATGCTCAGCACTAGTGTGAAATAGCCTGAGGCCACTGTGAGAAATGGCTCTCGATTCCCTTGACTCAGAAATCCCACAAAAATCATGCCCAGCAAGAgatgctcacttttttttttttttttttttttgtggtttttgggtcacacccggcagtgctcaggggttattcctggctccaggctcagaaattgctcctggcaggcacgggaggaccatatatgggacgccgggattcgaaccgatgacctcctgcatgagaggcaaacgccttacctccatgctatctctccggccccaagagatgCTCACTTTAAGAACAGTCATTGAACTGCCTGGTCATTAATGAGATATATTTGCAAATCCACCTGTTTCTACAAGACATCACTTTCAGAAGCAATATGGAGGAGTTAAAAGTGTTATTGAAGCCAGGTCAAACAGAGGGGCTGGGTACAGGGCTGAGAACTCTGAAGGTTTACGGAGCTTGCTTTCTACACAGAGCAAGCTGCCTATCATTTCCTTGTAGAGTCTAGTCATGGACACCTCCCAGTGGACACAGCCCCCAGAGATAGTCCCAACCAGACAAAAGCAGATGATTCCAAAGACAAAAGAGGAGGCTGCacgaaagaaaaagatatttgagAAGAAATCAAGggatgagggaccagagagatagtatagctggtagggctcttgccttgcctgcagccaacctaggttcaatctctggtaccctatatggcccgtgagcaccgccaggagtgttgcatgtgtagagccaggagtaaccccagagcattaacaagtgtagccccaaaataaattcatttaaaaaagaaatcaaagggggtctggagtgacaatacagtggtagggcttttgccttgcatgcaaccgacctgggatggatctgggtttgagtcccagcattccatatggtccccccgaccacccccccccccagtctgccaactgtgatttctgagcacagagccaaaagtaaaccctgagtgctgctgggtgtgacatccccccccccaaaaaaaaaaaaccaagaaatttaAAGACAGAGTAGAGGGTcaggaaataaaatgtaaatagaagtaaaaacagaaagaaaaaaaagccttcaCTTACAAACAAGGcctccctacaaaaaaaaaaaaaagttctatcctCCCAGACAGTTAGTAAGAAATTATGACTAGAGGCACCAGCTTTTAGGATCAGAAAGAGCATGACTGGGGGCAAGTCTGAGGCTGGATTCCAGCTGTGTGGGCGGAGGCAGAGCAGGTAGAGTTATCTCAGGAAAAATTGGCGGGTGCTCCCGGATGGCTGGTCCTGGATTCAGAACATCCCTGCCAGAGTTGTGCAGTCCCCCACCACTTCCCTCTCACTTCTGGAGTTCATCCCCTGCTTGGGGAAAATGTGCAGGACACTAAGGGAAGTTGG includes:
- the LGI3 gene encoding leucine-rich repeat LGI family member 3 — protein: MARLPTGWGARPWMLALSMLGFGLMLQASAKRPSKTPPCPPSCSCTRDTAFCVDSKAVPRNLPSEVISLTLVNAAFSEIQDGAFAHLPLLQFLLLNSNKFTLIGDNAFAGLSHLQYLFIENNDIWALSKFTFRGLKSLTHLSLANNNLQTLPRDVFRPLDILSDLDLRGNSLNCDCKVKWLVEWLAHTNTTVAPIYCASPPRFQEHKVQDLPLREFDCITTDFVLYQTLPFPAVSAEPFIYSSDLYLALAQPGASSCTILKWDYVERQLRDYDRIPAPSAVHCKPMVVDSQLYVVAAQLFGGSYIYHWDPNTTRFTKLQDIDPQRVRKPNDLEAFRIDGDWYFAVADSSKAGATSLYRWHQNGFYSHQALHAWHRDTDLEFVDGEGKPRLIVSSSSQAPIIYQWSRSQKQFVAQGEVTQVPDAQAVKHFRAGRDSYLCLSRYIGDSKILRWEGARFSEVQALPSRGSLALQPFLVGGRRYLALGSDFSFTQIYQWDEGRQKFVRFQELAVQAPRAFCYMPAGDAQLLLAPSFKGQTLVYRHVVVDLSA